One stretch of Paenibacillus sp. FSL R5-0341 DNA includes these proteins:
- a CDS encoding M15 family metallopeptidase → MKSHTGRQRRMVVMLSSLMICGVLLAACQNGSGTEESQNPNGTGNTQQETDGTTVHFTEDKGTDGDNAGGDDTSSSGNNGEGTDSESGNASAGEGQGSSDNGNGATAEDPLLEKRSISALQTTIDAKSVVTNAESMTVIVNKQRSLPDGYEPDDLVEPNVPFSFDEPHEKRHMRKEAAEALEKLFAGAKADGIELRAVSGYRSYQRQVSIYNNNVKTKGQEYTDRVSSVPGRSEHQTGLAIDVSSPSVGNVLEEVFGTSKEGQWLAEHAAEYGYVIRYLKGEEDTTGYVYEPWHIRYIGTDLAPDVAKSGLTLEEYFDEANIKL, encoded by the coding sequence ATGAAATCACATACAGGAAGACAGCGCCGCATGGTGGTTATGCTGTCCTCATTGATGATATGCGGAGTATTGCTTGCCGCGTGCCAGAACGGTTCAGGCACAGAGGAGAGCCAGAATCCGAATGGAACAGGTAACACACAACAGGAGACGGACGGCACTACGGTTCATTTTACGGAGGATAAAGGAACGGATGGCGACAATGCTGGCGGTGATGACACATCATCTTCTGGCAACAACGGTGAAGGCACGGATAGCGAGTCTGGGAATGCTTCAGCGGGCGAAGGGCAGGGCTCTTCGGACAATGGTAACGGGGCGACAGCGGAAGATCCATTGCTGGAGAAACGCAGTATCAGCGCACTGCAAACGACAATTGATGCAAAATCCGTGGTGACCAATGCCGAGTCTATGACCGTTATTGTGAACAAGCAACGGAGTCTGCCTGACGGTTACGAGCCGGACGATCTGGTAGAGCCGAATGTACCGTTCTCCTTCGACGAACCACACGAGAAGCGGCATATGCGCAAGGAAGCAGCCGAGGCACTGGAGAAGTTGTTTGCAGGTGCAAAAGCGGATGGCATTGAGCTTCGTGCGGTGTCCGGTTATCGTTCATATCAGCGTCAGGTATCCATCTATAACAATAATGTCAAAACCAAAGGTCAAGAATACACGGATCGCGTGAGCTCTGTGCCGGGCCGAAGCGAACATCAGACGGGTCTTGCCATTGATGTATCCAGCCCGAGTGTGGGCAATGTGCTGGAAGAGGTATTTGGCACATCGAAGGAAGGTCAGTGGCTGGCTGAACACGCTGCAGAATACGGATATGTCATCCGTTATCTGAAAGGTGAAGAAGATACCACAGGTTACGTCTATGAGCCTTGGCATATTCGGTACATCGGTACCGATTTGGCACCGGATGTGGCGAAGAGTGGGTTAACTCTGGAAGAATACTTCGATGAGGCTAATATCAAGTTGTAA
- a CDS encoding copper amine oxidase N-terminal domain-containing protein, which translates to MNNNMKKVSALMALSMALGGGAAYAATLDHTQPVHQTSVSADSNAVSVVNVSVNGASISDGYWKKDGKVAMIPLRDLTDALGIELKWNKETKTAELTRGALWTQVITGKDQYSVNKMLLTLGTAPEITGGTLYVPASFAEKVLHGQVNTTGNQVTISSEEDVKTVTERGVITRISNQDKYKSIQIGGAGTEGIVLNLSDETKFISVEGKEIALTDLAIGMNVEAEHSLITTRSLPPQTPTYTVTVLDTATTSEAQPKELLGTAGTIENVTTAEGSISQIEITGTRLTETAPDHVVLNIAKDTMIVNHEGETVKAEELTKGTKVIGFYSPVLTRSLPPIGTAWKVVLETPAAELEAK; encoded by the coding sequence ATGAACAACAACATGAAAAAAGTAAGTGCACTGATGGCCCTATCCATGGCATTGGGTGGTGGAGCCGCTTATGCAGCAACACTGGACCACACACAACCAGTCCATCAAACATCCGTTTCAGCAGATAGTAACGCAGTGAGTGTAGTAAACGTATCCGTGAATGGTGCATCCATCTCCGATGGTTATTGGAAAAAGGATGGCAAAGTAGCCATGATCCCGCTGCGTGATCTTACCGACGCACTGGGTATTGAACTTAAATGGAATAAAGAAACTAAAACTGCAGAGCTGACTCGGGGTGCTCTGTGGACACAGGTAATTACAGGCAAGGACCAATATTCCGTAAATAAAATGCTGCTCACGCTGGGCACAGCGCCTGAAATCACAGGCGGCACTTTGTATGTACCTGCTTCTTTTGCTGAAAAGGTACTGCATGGACAAGTGAACACAACGGGGAATCAAGTGACTATCTCCAGTGAAGAGGACGTGAAGACGGTTACTGAACGTGGTGTAATTACCAGAATCTCGAACCAAGATAAATATAAGTCCATCCAGATTGGCGGTGCAGGTACGGAGGGTATTGTGCTCAATCTGAGCGATGAGACGAAATTCATCTCAGTTGAGGGGAAAGAGATTGCACTGACTGATCTGGCCATTGGCATGAATGTGGAAGCTGAGCATTCCCTGATCACTACCCGCAGCCTGCCACCACAAACGCCGACCTATACAGTCACTGTGCTGGATACGGCTACAACATCTGAAGCACAACCTAAAGAGCTTCTGGGTACAGCGGGTACAATTGAAAATGTAACAACAGCTGAAGGCAGCATCTCACAGATTGAGATTACAGGTACACGGTTAACAGAAACAGCCCCTGACCATGTCGTGCTGAACATTGCTAAAGACACAATGATCGTGAACCACGAAGGTGAAACAGTGAAAGCTGAAGAACTGACCAAAGGAACTAAAGTCATTGGATTCTACAGCCCTGTGTTGACACGCAGCCTGCCTCCAATCGGAACAGCTTGGAAAGTGGTTCTAGAAACACCTGCAGCAGAGCTGGAAGCGAAATAA
- a CDS encoding GNAT family N-acetyltransferase: MSDMLVALYRLPEQESGLRALEESSIVIRRAIAPEKQLVLDWVRSHFSQAWVDECEVAFARQPVSCYIAVEHGKMIGFACYEATCRNFFGPTGVSQDARGKGVGTALLLACMHAMKADGYGYAIIGSAGPVDFYARTLGAVKIENSTPGIYEGMLRAD, encoded by the coding sequence ATGAGTGATATGTTGGTAGCGCTCTATCGTTTACCGGAGCAAGAGAGTGGACTGAGAGCGTTGGAGGAATCTTCTATTGTGATTCGAAGAGCCATTGCCCCAGAGAAACAACTTGTATTGGATTGGGTGAGGTCACATTTTAGCCAGGCTTGGGTGGATGAATGTGAAGTTGCTTTTGCACGTCAGCCGGTGTCCTGTTATATTGCGGTTGAGCATGGGAAAATGATTGGATTTGCCTGTTACGAAGCGACATGTCGCAACTTCTTCGGACCGACAGGTGTGAGCCAGGATGCACGGGGCAAAGGTGTAGGCACAGCCTTGTTACTGGCCTGTATGCATGCAATGAAGGCGGACGGTTACGGGTATGCGATTATCGGATCAGCGGGACCTGTGGATTTCTATGCCCGGACGCTGGGTGCCGTGAAGATTGAAAATTCAACGCCGGGTATTTACGAAGGCATGCTGCGGGCAGACTAA
- a CDS encoding Gfo/Idh/MocA family oxidoreductase, giving the protein MSTKQMLHIGMIGTGSISDLHMRCYAKNEDAVIYAICDLNEERARAAAQKYDAQSVYTDYREMLEDPHVDAVSICTWNNTHAEFAIAALEAGKHVLLEKPVATNVEDALRIEEAVKKSGRTFIVGFVRRYDNNMQMMRRFIDAGEFGELYYAKASILRRHGNPGGWFADKSRSGGGPLIDLGVHIIDQCWYLMGRPKPVSVSGNTYRKLGNRAHIEHLSFYKAADYSAAVNDVEDMANALIRFENGASLAVDVSFTLHARGDESSVKLYGERGGFELEPETLIVTEKNNTILNIEPQTDNTGLHIHSAFQNQIDHFVDCCLNGTEPISPIADGVASTRMLCGIYESAEKRQEIRLD; this is encoded by the coding sequence ATGAGCACGAAACAAATGTTGCACATCGGAATGATCGGTACAGGATCAATCTCGGATCTTCATATGAGGTGTTATGCCAAAAACGAGGATGCCGTCATCTATGCCATTTGCGATCTGAACGAAGAACGGGCTAGGGCTGCTGCGCAAAAGTATGATGCCCAATCCGTGTACACCGATTATCGGGAGATGCTGGAGGACCCGCATGTGGATGCCGTCAGTATCTGTACCTGGAATAATACACACGCCGAATTTGCCATTGCTGCACTGGAGGCAGGCAAGCATGTATTGTTGGAGAAACCAGTAGCAACCAATGTGGAAGATGCACTGCGGATTGAAGAAGCGGTGAAGAAGAGCGGACGTACGTTTATCGTTGGTTTTGTGCGGCGTTATGATAACAATATGCAGATGATGCGCAGATTCATTGATGCCGGGGAGTTTGGTGAACTGTATTATGCCAAAGCTTCCATTCTGCGGCGTCACGGCAATCCAGGCGGTTGGTTTGCTGATAAAAGCCGTTCCGGCGGCGGTCCCCTGATCGATCTGGGCGTACATATTATCGACCAATGCTGGTACCTCATGGGCAGGCCGAAACCTGTTTCGGTCAGTGGTAATACGTATCGGAAGTTGGGCAATCGTGCCCATATCGAACATCTTTCTTTTTACAAAGCAGCCGACTACAGCGCAGCTGTGAATGACGTGGAAGATATGGCGAATGCGCTCATACGGTTTGAAAACGGGGCTTCGCTGGCGGTGGATGTGAGCTTTACCCTGCATGCACGCGGAGATGAATCTTCGGTGAAATTATACGGCGAGCGTGGTGGGTTCGAACTGGAACCGGAGACACTGATCGTCACGGAGAAAAATAATACCATCCTGAATATTGAACCCCAGACGGACAATACGGGTCTCCATATTCATAGTGCATTCCAGAACCAGATTGACCACTTTGTGGATTGTTGTCTGAACGGTACAGAGCCGATCAGCCCAATTGCGGATGGTGTGGCTTCCACGCGCATGTTGTGCGGAATCTACGAATCCGCTGAGAAAAGGCAGGAAATTCGTCTGGATTGA
- a CDS encoding UvrD-helicase domain-containing protein, translating to MLSPNSTFYPRPLGVTPAASLPQSPSAPLETSRQLVGNDQQDAFYFRSLEEAGIKLNAPQISAVRHGRGPILTLAGAGCGKTTVLAARAGYLIEVSGVHAGSILLVTFTNKAATEMKDRIAALPGIRPAAARAVQARTFHSFALTLLRHYGVQEEIFGESRAQHTVLKMLLRQNGMSEAFQPESLLAMLSAWKMQGSETTDLPEKSQEERDAKRVLLGYEAWKQDRGKMDFDDILLRASALLRDPAVLGPLQKRFQYIMVDEFQDTNHLQYEIVQKLASAHRNLMVVGDDDQTIYTFNGARQESILEFDKVYPGARIVTLDINYRSDARILGLGSELVARNKRRRDKRLRAAGNRGDAPRFATPSNAEEEAAWVVNQLCQQVEEGQHTYRDIAILHRTASSSRAVFEQLVLKDVPFVQHGASPVFYDQSLIRPLMDHLRLSLDPRAMDALPSALGPLYVSRDAGLEWIQRCEQQQAKKYPLIHLVKWDKLKPFQQEQVKERIKLIKSLHKLKPLIAIQEMRRQFYDKYMESGDPSIFTHYKETMLETLDEFEAAVKKFETVEEFIQFADELSRRHREMESLRRAQDSDAVQLMTIHRAKGLEFPCVYWIGASEGIVPHSTALRQDIPEDQKAALAVQQTDAELDMALEEERRLAYVAITRAKQYLYVTSPASHHGKPADVSRFLLEAFGMEVPDKRKPREESRTSSQASYGKGNGPYTRSGSGARSEGRDVAQRRAISHSDRRDYEVHNERDEDRFGERRGSGEIRNHKAFSTTGISPTAASSSSSHSYTSGSGNAERTETVAVWKCSSSTCKAWLRQKPSVPSKVTKKASSGPPACPLCSGSMEAGTRQVPVTGRFGK from the coding sequence ATGTTAAGTCCGAACTCAACGTTCTACCCCCGTCCGCTCGGGGTTACCCCGGCGGCGTCCCTGCCCCAGTCCCCGTCTGCTCCGCTGGAGACCAGTCGGCAACTCGTGGGTAATGATCAACAGGATGCCTTTTATTTTCGTTCTCTGGAAGAGGCGGGCATCAAGCTAAATGCACCACAAATCTCGGCAGTCCGTCACGGCAGAGGACCTATTCTGACGCTCGCCGGAGCTGGCTGTGGCAAAACGACTGTGCTGGCTGCAAGAGCCGGCTACCTCATAGAGGTCAGTGGCGTACATGCGGGTAGTATCCTGCTGGTGACGTTCACCAACAAGGCCGCCACGGAGATGAAAGACCGAATTGCCGCATTGCCAGGTATACGTCCGGCAGCCGCAAGAGCGGTACAAGCTCGCACCTTCCACTCTTTTGCGCTGACATTGCTGCGTCATTACGGTGTGCAGGAAGAGATCTTTGGCGAGTCGCGTGCTCAGCACACCGTACTGAAGATGCTTCTTCGCCAAAATGGCATGAGTGAAGCCTTCCAGCCCGAAAGTCTGTTGGCCATGCTGTCCGCATGGAAGATGCAAGGATCGGAAACCACCGACCTGCCCGAAAAGTCACAGGAAGAACGCGACGCCAAGCGTGTCCTGCTAGGTTACGAAGCCTGGAAGCAGGATCGGGGCAAAATGGATTTTGATGATATTTTGCTACGGGCATCTGCTCTGCTTCGTGATCCTGCTGTTCTGGGGCCGCTTCAAAAGCGTTTCCAGTACATTATGGTCGATGAGTTCCAGGATACCAACCATCTACAGTATGAAATTGTGCAAAAACTGGCTTCCGCCCACCGCAACCTGATGGTTGTGGGAGACGATGACCAGACGATCTATACCTTTAATGGCGCACGCCAGGAATCGATTTTGGAATTCGATAAAGTATACCCCGGTGCACGCATCGTGACGCTGGATATCAACTATCGCAGTGATGCACGCATTCTGGGGCTCGGAAGTGAACTGGTCGCCCGCAATAAACGTAGACGTGACAAACGGCTTCGTGCCGCCGGAAATCGCGGAGATGCGCCGCGCTTCGCTACACCTTCCAATGCGGAGGAAGAAGCGGCGTGGGTCGTAAACCAGCTGTGCCAGCAGGTTGAAGAAGGGCAACACACCTATCGTGATATTGCGATTCTGCACCGGACAGCCAGCAGCAGCCGGGCTGTATTCGAGCAGCTTGTGTTGAAAGACGTACCATTTGTACAGCATGGTGCTTCTCCGGTGTTCTATGACCAGTCTCTCATCAGACCCCTGATGGATCATCTGCGTCTGTCCCTTGATCCACGTGCCATGGATGCTCTCCCCAGTGCATTGGGACCGCTCTATGTTTCACGGGATGCTGGCCTGGAATGGATTCAGCGCTGTGAACAACAACAGGCGAAGAAATATCCGCTTATTCATTTGGTAAAATGGGACAAGCTGAAACCGTTCCAGCAGGAACAGGTCAAAGAACGTATCAAGCTGATCAAATCGCTGCACAAACTAAAGCCCCTCATCGCCATTCAGGAGATGCGCAGGCAGTTCTACGATAAGTATATGGAAAGTGGTGATCCCAGCATCTTCACCCATTATAAGGAAACGATGCTGGAAACCCTGGATGAATTCGAAGCTGCCGTCAAAAAATTCGAAACCGTGGAAGAGTTCATTCAATTCGCGGATGAGCTCTCCCGCAGACACCGGGAGATGGAATCTCTGCGCCGCGCACAGGACAGTGACGCAGTGCAGCTGATGACCATTCATCGGGCCAAAGGACTGGAGTTCCCTTGTGTCTACTGGATCGGAGCCAGTGAAGGCATTGTGCCTCACAGTACAGCACTGCGCCAGGATATCCCTGAGGATCAGAAAGCTGCGCTTGCTGTGCAGCAGACAGACGCGGAGCTGGACATGGCACTGGAGGAAGAACGCAGGCTCGCTTACGTTGCCATCACACGGGCCAAGCAGTACTTGTACGTTACCTCACCGGCGAGCCATCACGGAAAACCAGCGGATGTGTCCCGCTTCCTGCTTGAAGCCTTCGGCATGGAAGTTCCGGACAAACGTAAACCTCGTGAGGAGAGCCGGACGAGCAGTCAGGCTTCATATGGTAAAGGTAATGGACCGTATACCCGCTCGGGCTCAGGTGCCCGTTCCGAAGGTCGGGATGTGGCACAGCGTCGTGCCATCAGCCACAGTGACCGTCGTGACTACGAGGTTCACAACGAACGTGATGAGGATCGCTTCGGTGAACGACGTGGCAGTGGTGAAATTCGCAACCATAAGGCATTCAGCACCACAGGCATAAGTCCGACAGCTGCGAGTTCCTCTAGTTCACATTCGTACACTTCAGGTTCAGGTAATGCTGAGCGTACGGAGACCGTTGCGGTCTGGAAGTGCAGTTCATCCACCTGTAAAGCGTGGCTAAGACAGAAGCCTTCTGTGCCTTCTAAAGTAACCAAGAAGGCATCATCGGGCCCTCCCGCCTGTCCCCTGTGTTCAGGATCGATGGAGGCCGGTACCCGCCAGGTTCCCGTAACGGGGAGATTTGGGAAATAA
- a CDS encoding zinc ribbon domain-containing protein, whose translation MKLLQRIKDGANKATERAQHAVEIGKLNNQIVGLQQEQEVHFTDMGRIFYEGYRAQDMTRAEKEMVDLSQLCDELQDEIDGLRNKIAQLKNERLCECGHVASLDANFCPKCGRKLGEFKTPAPTVGATGVAGATTAARQEAAVAQTQTPEPDFYDVPPELELEEDEPYHTVIPSIADLETESEYNSTEFTQEEKEAFDAEWERRRDEEMQRERERQQELDERIRYWKENNPIVNTVDVQTEVSREMVNCQICAAELPKGSKWCPRCGAEQI comes from the coding sequence ATGAAACTGCTTCAGCGCATCAAAGACGGAGCGAACAAAGCAACAGAGCGTGCCCAGCACGCCGTTGAAATTGGGAAATTGAACAACCAGATTGTGGGCTTGCAACAGGAACAGGAAGTCCATTTTACAGATATGGGTCGCATCTTCTATGAGGGTTATCGGGCACAGGATATGACGCGTGCGGAAAAAGAAATGGTGGATCTGTCGCAGCTTTGCGACGAATTGCAGGACGAGATTGATGGTCTGCGCAACAAGATTGCACAGCTTAAGAACGAACGGTTGTGCGAGTGTGGACACGTCGCTTCCCTGGATGCCAACTTCTGCCCTAAATGCGGACGCAAGTTGGGCGAGTTCAAGACACCAGCACCTACAGTAGGAGCTACAGGAGTCGCAGGAGCCACCACAGCCGCGAGACAGGAGGCAGCTGTAGCTCAGACCCAAACTCCGGAGCCGGACTTCTACGATGTGCCACCTGAATTGGAACTGGAGGAAGATGAGCCGTATCACACGGTCATTCCGTCCATAGCCGATCTGGAGACCGAATCGGAATATAACAGTACCGAGTTTACCCAAGAAGAAAAGGAAGCGTTCGATGCGGAATGGGAACGTCGCAGAGATGAAGAGATGCAACGCGAACGTGAGCGTCAGCAGGAGCTGGACGAACGCATCCGCTACTGGAAAGAAAATAACCCGATCGTGAATACGGTGGACGTACAGACCGAAGTGTCACGCGAAATGGTGAATTGTCAGATTTGTGCAGCCGAGCTGCCCAAAGGGTCGAAGTGGTGCCCGCGCTGTGGTGCCGAACAGATCTGA
- a CDS encoding TrmB family transcriptional regulator, protein MDQLLHHLRHLGFTEMESKIMVELARQGSASGYEVAKRLGVSRSNVYATLQRLEQRGFLRCSPGEPAKYSVLKPEEMTRMISDQMRTSLDYVQSSMPKSEPEKPVFYNIEGDKNVFENLSRELAEAQHEIVVDVWREEAELLRNDLQQAEARGVRLLWSCDGGEGMLDQPVPLPGLPLYGTGNGRKFSLVVDRRWCMLGMRGESCATQAVMTEHPVMTGLLLNHFAQELVLYELEQDMGEELESRYGHRYEDLSARYWSSPSGEDDKN, encoded by the coding sequence ATGGACCAACTGCTGCATCATTTGCGTCATCTCGGGTTTACCGAGATGGAATCTAAAATTATGGTGGAACTCGCTCGTCAGGGATCAGCCTCAGGATATGAGGTTGCGAAGCGGCTGGGCGTGTCCCGTTCCAATGTATATGCGACCCTGCAACGGCTGGAACAGCGTGGGTTCTTGCGGTGTAGTCCGGGGGAGCCTGCGAAGTATAGTGTGCTGAAGCCTGAGGAGATGACACGCATGATCTCTGATCAGATGCGTACCTCTCTGGATTATGTCCAGAGTAGCATGCCCAAGAGCGAACCGGAGAAGCCTGTCTTCTATAACATTGAAGGTGACAAAAACGTGTTTGAGAATCTGAGCCGTGAATTGGCCGAGGCTCAGCATGAAATTGTCGTAGACGTTTGGCGTGAGGAGGCAGAGCTGCTACGTAATGACTTACAGCAGGCTGAGGCTCGCGGTGTGCGGCTGTTATGGTCGTGTGATGGCGGCGAAGGCATGCTCGATCAGCCTGTTCCTTTGCCGGGATTGCCTTTGTATGGCACAGGTAATGGTCGGAAATTTTCCTTGGTAGTGGATCGCCGCTGGTGCATGCTTGGCATGCGCGGTGAATCCTGTGCCACACAGGCAGTGATGACGGAGCATCCGGTAATGACCGGACTGCTGCTGAATCATTTTGCTCAAGAGCTGGTGTTGTACGAACTGGAACAGGATATGGGTGAGGAACTGGAGTCCCGCTACGGGCACCGGTACGAAGATCTCTCTGCACGTTACTGGTCTTCTCCTTCAGGAGAGGATGACAAGAACTAG
- a CDS encoding NUDIX domain-containing protein — translation MTPERFDIYDDQQNWIGTSLRSEVHAKGYWHRSFHCWIVRDEGEQRLVLFQRRRDIKDTFPGCYDITAAGHLTAGEQLQDASRELEEELGVNAPFEALTYLLTATQQLQGEVRGVPFVDREFSAVYGLCLNQPLEAYVLQPSEVDSLYEVPLDDLLALFRSEIDVIQATGVQTQPLTETERIVREIRATDFVPHGTAYYTDVLEALYHVPKD, via the coding sequence ATGACCCCAGAACGTTTCGACATTTATGACGATCAGCAAAATTGGATCGGCACTTCACTACGCAGCGAGGTCCATGCCAAAGGATATTGGCACCGTTCATTCCACTGCTGGATCGTGCGTGACGAAGGCGAGCAGCGACTCGTTCTTTTTCAGCGGCGGCGTGATATTAAGGATACCTTCCCCGGATGTTATGACATCACAGCAGCAGGTCATCTCACCGCTGGTGAGCAACTGCAAGACGCCAGTCGTGAGCTGGAGGAAGAATTGGGTGTGAATGCTCCATTTGAGGCACTAACCTATCTACTCACGGCTACACAGCAGCTCCAAGGCGAGGTGCGTGGTGTGCCATTTGTAGATCGGGAATTCAGCGCGGTCTATGGATTATGTCTGAATCAGCCGCTCGAAGCCTACGTTCTACAGCCCAGCGAGGTAGATAGCCTGTATGAAGTGCCGCTGGATGATCTGCTCGCTTTGTTCCGTAGTGAGATCGACGTCATTCAAGCTACCGGAGTTCAGACTCAGCCGTTGACTGAAACGGAACGTATCGTTCGCGAGATTCGGGCAACGGATTTCGTGCCCCATGGCACAGCTTATTATACGGACGTGCTCGAAGCTCTATATCACGTGCCCAAAGACTGA
- the mscL gene encoding large conductance mechanosensitive channel protein MscL → MKGVLKEFKEFAVRGNVIDLAVGVIIGAAFGKIVTSLVNDIIMPPVGKLMGGIDFSQKIINLDGDIKTANGQDITTLAQANEAGATVIAYGQFINVMIDFLIVAFCIFMLVKGINYLKSKEHKKPEPKKTTKACKYCLSEIPAAATRCSHCTSELEAEGSSAPA, encoded by the coding sequence ATGAAAGGCGTACTTAAAGAATTCAAAGAGTTTGCCGTCCGCGGCAACGTCATCGATCTGGCGGTCGGTGTCATTATTGGGGCTGCTTTTGGTAAAATCGTCACGTCCCTTGTGAATGATATCATTATGCCTCCAGTTGGAAAACTGATGGGCGGAATCGACTTCAGCCAGAAAATCATCAACCTGGACGGGGATATCAAAACAGCAAACGGACAGGACATCACCACACTTGCTCAAGCGAATGAAGCTGGCGCTACGGTGATTGCTTACGGACAGTTCATCAACGTCATGATTGATTTTCTCATCGTTGCGTTCTGTATCTTCATGCTCGTGAAGGGTATTAACTATCTGAAAAGCAAAGAACACAAAAAGCCCGAGCCGAAAAAAACGACCAAGGCTTGCAAGTATTGCCTATCTGAAATTCCGGCTGCAGCTACCCGCTGCTCGCACTGTACTTCAGAGCTTGAAGCAGAAGGAAGCAGCGCTCCGGCGTAA
- a CDS encoding xanthine phosphoribosyltransferase: MQLLKDKVRQEGIVLSEQVLKVDSFLNHQMDPVLMKEVGKEFIRRFEGENITRVLTIESSGIAPGIMTALELNVPLIFARKQKSLTLTEDILVEKVYSFTKQETNEITVAKKFMKPGDRVLIIDDFLANGEAAFGLARIVEQVGAEVVGIGIVIEKAFQPGGRLLKEAGYRVESLVRIGALSDGQVTFVDEEGTN, encoded by the coding sequence ATGCAATTGTTAAAAGACAAGGTAAGACAGGAAGGTATTGTCCTGTCCGAGCAAGTACTCAAAGTGGATTCATTCCTGAATCACCAGATGGACCCAGTTCTTATGAAGGAAGTGGGCAAGGAATTCATTCGCCGCTTTGAAGGAGAGAACATCACACGTGTATTGACGATTGAGTCGTCAGGGATCGCACCGGGCATCATGACCGCATTGGAACTGAACGTGCCGCTGATTTTTGCACGGAAGCAGAAGTCCCTTACCCTGACGGAAGATATTCTGGTGGAGAAAGTATACTCTTTCACCAAGCAGGAGACGAATGAAATTACTGTTGCCAAGAAGTTCATGAAGCCTGGCGATCGCGTGCTGATCATTGATGATTTTCTGGCGAACGGTGAAGCAGCATTTGGTCTGGCTCGTATTGTGGAGCAGGTTGGAGCAGAAGTGGTTGGTATCGGTATCGTGATTGAAAAAGCATTCCAGCCGGGAGGTCGCTTGCTGAAAGAAGCAGGATACCGTGTGGAATCTCTGGTTCGCATCGGGGCGCTGTCGGATGGACAGGTTACCTTTGTGGACGAGGAGGGCACGAACTAA